In Corynebacterium aquatimens, one genomic interval encodes:
- a CDS encoding Ig-like domain repeat protein: MAKRFPIRTAIAGLTALAVATPVIAPVNTAVLSASVANAAEKVSVAGPDSLKIKESATYTATVPEATSGKVQFFLDGVLVATEDVNDQGVATAQITPKSYGDHTLVARYVITVNNEDFNVNPDDTKTINTPFPTKYQMNESGGTNDDGDTYTNFAINDKTSSLDNPVELQPGEEYKINGRMTSQRGGLGNYGRLYEVGFNPPVGSDYVEGSALQYNANSPGIDTSMVVKTRANANGVTQTDYSVRGTYGPSWGQRLYNNRLWPTVNQGYVGLQSTRDYNTSAGRQWNIESKFTAPDIPGIHVPEYAVYKYRDNLHVLQPMNEAAFKIAPKELPKRNELPTAAESSVKLADNQTLIATRKGTVTAEVTPADATGKVTFTNDTITKTVDVKDGKAVLEDVVFDQGGDQTFALSFAPDKPLWKASNGSGKVTVNPLVNTTLTATPDTQRVYANETFDLKVEANDAAAKGTLVLLEGNKEIAREDNFTGSKTFTGLTLAPGKHTLKAKFTADTTTAYTDSEVEATVNVAQKPETMLSAPSNATTDQDVTLEATVNPAVAGEVEFFDGNESLGKATNYDPATGKASITRKLEEIKTYNVTAKFTPSDTTLYDVSTSTAQQITVKAPDPKTPTLTVTADKNAATTADEVKLTATVNPDTAAGTVQFKNNGENLGEPKTVTDGKAELTQKLPVGTNSITAEFTPTDSAAFTNASTTQPATVQVKSIPTVTYTGPAKHKFGSSKLWMEATVTDEAGQPINGGKVEFILNGTTLPNPQDVVNGVAKYDKTFNNTGDDKEHTLRMRYIPAANSNYAEVSGEGKFTVVKPVQPTVAVAADKTAAGPKDEVKLTATVNPGTAAGTVQFKNNGTNIGKPVTVDGGKAELTQKLPLGTNNITAEFTSSDEFASNNASSQAPATVTVKMPTTVAYTGPAQSPAGTKLDMLATVKDEDGNLVNGGDVEFILDGTPLRDPQPVNNGVAKYDKTFTEVKTHQLTLKYIPAANSNYAGSKNTTAAPISIQDATKITPTVTVSDQTGDKNVGDEVTLTAKVDPATAGSVEFFNGNDTIPGTVAYDANTGVATLTTNKLPAGAYAVNAKFTPADTTTHNASTSLAAKTFNVNKIKPGVTVTAPTEDKLTTDEITIEATVDAKVPGQVTFHNGDTELPGTVTYEADSGKATLTGNLPAGDYTVTAKFTPQDPATYEESTSDAAPKFTVKAPATAPTVTVTAPTEEKTTEDDVTLTAKVDPASAGTVEFFNGTTSLGTAAVTNGTATLTTKLAEGDYTVTAKFTPAADNTTGTEATSQTPVMFTVKAATVPPTSTTTTTSATTTTSATTTSAAPTSTTSATTTTAAPTTTAVPTSTTSATTTTAAPTTTTTSATTTTAAPTTTTTSATTTTAAPTTTTTSATTTTAAPTTTTTSATTTSGAPTTTTTSATTTTGAPTSTTTTKAAPTTTTLVGKVKGITPGTQVRVTLPTGGTVDVTVASDGTITLENVPSTTGTVTVEVLDTNGVPTGTKETIKVEKKKDSPKKGGSSIKPEGEVNVGAIVGGVLGGLLGLAIMIGSQTNNQAIKDAITNVQKQLGIHDPNLARQIEAGLPVFGAVAGISGLVTALVSIANALKLTLQKTDENGNVTETKPLHSSKKDGDNHGGQNSSSNIIK, encoded by the coding sequence ATGGCTAAACGCTTCCCCATCCGCACCGCCATCGCTGGCCTGACCGCCCTGGCAGTGGCAACCCCGGTGATCGCACCGGTGAACACCGCTGTTCTTTCCGCTTCAGTGGCCAATGCCGCAGAAAAGGTTTCAGTGGCCGGTCCCGATTCACTCAAGATCAAGGAGTCTGCAACCTACACCGCAACCGTCCCCGAGGCCACCAGCGGTAAGGTCCAGTTCTTCCTCGACGGTGTTCTGGTTGCTACCGAGGATGTCAACGATCAAGGCGTTGCCACCGCCCAGATCACGCCTAAGTCTTACGGTGACCACACTTTGGTCGCCCGTTATGTGATCACGGTGAACAACGAAGATTTCAACGTCAACCCTGATGACACGAAGACCATCAACACGCCGTTCCCGACAAAGTACCAGATGAACGAATCTGGTGGCACCAACGACGATGGTGATACCTACACCAACTTCGCCATCAACGACAAGACGAGCTCCCTGGACAACCCAGTCGAGTTGCAGCCCGGCGAAGAATACAAAATCAATGGCCGCATGACCAGCCAACGGGGTGGCCTGGGCAACTACGGGCGACTGTATGAAGTCGGGTTTAACCCTCCAGTCGGTTCGGATTACGTCGAAGGCAGTGCTCTGCAGTACAACGCCAACAGCCCGGGAATCGATACCTCGATGGTGGTCAAGACCCGCGCCAACGCGAACGGCGTCACCCAAACTGACTACAGCGTTAGGGGCACTTATGGGCCCAGCTGGGGACAGCGTCTTTACAACAACCGGCTCTGGCCTACGGTCAACCAGGGTTACGTCGGTCTGCAAAGCACTAGGGACTACAACACGAGCGCTGGGCGCCAGTGGAACATCGAGTCCAAGTTCACCGCTCCCGACATTCCTGGTATCCACGTTCCGGAATACGCGGTGTACAAGTACCGCGACAACCTCCACGTGCTTCAGCCGATGAATGAGGCCGCGTTCAAGATCGCTCCGAAGGAGCTTCCTAAGCGAAACGAGCTGCCCACCGCAGCAGAAAGCTCCGTCAAGCTTGCCGATAATCAGACGCTCATTGCTACGCGCAAAGGCACGGTTACCGCGGAGGTTACGCCTGCGGACGCGACTGGAAAGGTGACATTCACCAACGACACAATTACAAAGACGGTCGACGTGAAGGACGGCAAGGCCGTTCTGGAGGACGTTGTTTTCGACCAAGGTGGCGATCAAACCTTCGCCCTCTCCTTCGCACCGGATAAGCCGCTCTGGAAGGCATCCAACGGATCCGGCAAGGTCACGGTCAATCCTCTGGTCAACACCACACTGACCGCTACCCCTGACACCCAGCGCGTCTACGCAAACGAGACTTTTGATCTGAAGGTCGAAGCTAATGATGCTGCAGCCAAGGGCACGTTGGTTCTGCTCGAGGGTAACAAGGAAATCGCGCGCGAGGACAACTTCACCGGTTCCAAGACGTTCACCGGACTGACCCTCGCCCCAGGCAAGCACACGCTCAAGGCCAAGTTCACCGCGGACACCACCACGGCGTACACGGATTCTGAGGTTGAGGCCACGGTGAATGTTGCTCAGAAGCCTGAGACCATGTTGTCTGCGCCTTCCAACGCGACAACCGATCAGGATGTCACCTTGGAAGCTACCGTGAACCCAGCGGTTGCCGGTGAGGTGGAATTCTTCGACGGTAACGAGTCCCTGGGCAAGGCTACGAACTACGACCCGGCAACCGGTAAGGCCTCCATCACGCGGAAGCTGGAGGAAATCAAGACCTACAACGTCACCGCAAAGTTCACGCCGAGCGATACAACGCTTTACGACGTCAGCACGTCCACTGCCCAGCAGATCACCGTTAAGGCTCCGGACCCCAAGACGCCTACGCTGACAGTGACTGCAGATAAGAACGCTGCAACCACTGCTGACGAGGTGAAGCTGACGGCCACCGTCAACCCGGACACCGCTGCAGGCACCGTCCAGTTCAAGAACAACGGCGAGAACCTCGGAGAGCCCAAAACTGTCACCGACGGCAAGGCAGAACTGACGCAGAAACTACCTGTTGGAACCAACTCCATCACCGCAGAGTTCACCCCTACCGACTCCGCTGCGTTCACGAACGCAAGCACGACTCAGCCCGCAACTGTCCAGGTGAAATCCATTCCCACCGTTACCTACACAGGCCCGGCGAAGCACAAGTTCGGGAGCAGCAAGCTCTGGATGGAAGCGACTGTCACGGACGAAGCTGGCCAGCCGATCAATGGTGGCAAGGTCGAGTTCATCCTCAACGGCACCACGCTGCCGAACCCACAGGATGTCGTCAACGGTGTAGCAAAGTACGACAAGACGTTCAACAACACTGGCGACGACAAAGAACACACGCTCAGGATGAGGTACATCCCGGCGGCTAACTCCAACTACGCTGAGGTGTCTGGCGAGGGCAAGTTCACCGTCGTCAAGCCTGTTCAGCCAACCGTAGCTGTTGCTGCCGACAAGACTGCGGCTGGCCCAAAGGACGAGGTGAAGCTCACGGCGACCGTTAACCCAGGCACCGCAGCAGGTACCGTTCAGTTCAAGAACAACGGCACCAACATCGGCAAACCGGTCACCGTCGACGGCGGCAAGGCTGAGCTCACGCAGAAACTTCCGCTGGGCACGAACAACATCACCGCCGAGTTCACATCGTCGGATGAGTTTGCTTCCAACAACGCGAGCTCCCAGGCTCCCGCAACCGTTACTGTGAAGATGCCTACCACCGTGGCCTACACCGGCCCGGCGCAGAGCCCCGCTGGCACGAAGCTGGACATGCTGGCAACAGTCAAGGACGAGGACGGCAATCTTGTTAACGGCGGCGACGTTGAGTTCATCCTCGACGGCACCCCACTTCGCGATCCGCAGCCGGTCAACAACGGTGTGGCGAAGTACGATAAGACTTTCACTGAGGTGAAGACGCACCAACTGACGCTGAAGTACATTCCGGCAGCGAACTCGAACTACGCCGGTTCCAAAAACACCACTGCCGCACCGATCTCGATTCAGGACGCAACGAAGATCACCCCGACGGTGACCGTGTCCGACCAGACCGGCGACAAGAACGTTGGCGACGAAGTCACCCTGACTGCCAAGGTTGATCCAGCCACGGCAGGTTCGGTTGAGTTCTTCAACGGCAACGACACAATCCCCGGCACCGTTGCGTACGACGCAAACACTGGTGTGGCAACGCTGACCACCAACAAGCTCCCCGCTGGTGCGTACGCAGTCAACGCGAAGTTCACCCCAGCAGACACGACGACCCACAACGCGTCGACGTCATTGGCTGCGAAAACGTTCAACGTGAACAAGATCAAGCCGGGCGTTACCGTCACCGCACCGACCGAAGACAAGCTCACCACTGATGAGATCACCATCGAAGCGACCGTGGACGCTAAGGTCCCGGGCCAGGTGACCTTCCACAACGGCGACACGGAGCTGCCAGGCACGGTCACGTACGAGGCAGATTCCGGCAAAGCAACCCTGACGGGCAACCTGCCGGCTGGCGACTACACGGTCACCGCGAAGTTCACCCCACAGGATCCGGCTACTTACGAGGAGAGCACTTCCGATGCTGCTCCTAAATTCACGGTGAAGGCGCCGGCGACGGCCCCGACGGTCACAGTGACCGCACCTACCGAGGAAAAGACCACCGAGGACGACGTCACCCTGACCGCAAAGGTTGATCCGGCATCGGCTGGTACCGTCGAATTCTTCAACGGCACCACCTCCCTGGGCACCGCAGCAGTGACCAACGGAACCGCCACCCTGACCACGAAACTGGCAGAAGGCGACTACACCGTCACCGCGAAGTTCACCCCGGCGGCAGACAACACCACCGGAACGGAAGCAACCTCGCAGACACCGGTCATGTTCACCGTCAAGGCTGCAACTGTCCCGCCGACGTCGACAACGACCACCACGTCTGCAACCACGACCACGTCTGCAACCACGACCTCGGCTGCACCGACGTCGACTACGTCTGCAACCACAACCACGGCTGCACCGACAACCACAGCTGTCCCGACGTCGACTACGTCTGCAACCACGACCACGGCTGCTCCAACGACCACCACGACGTCGGCAACCACGACCACGGCCGCTCCAACGACCACCACGACGTCGGCAACCACGACCACGGCTGCTCCAACGACCACCACGACGTCTGCAACCACGACCACGGCTGCTCCAACGACCACCACGACGTCGGCAACTACGACCTCAGGTGCTCCGACGACCACCACGACGTCTGCAACCACGACCACGGGTGCTCCGACATCGACCACCACGACTAAGGCTGCTCCGACAACAACCACTCTGGTTGGAAAGGTCAAGGGCATCACACCAGGAACCCAGGTCCGCGTCACGCTGCCAACCGGCGGCACTGTAGACGTGACCGTTGCATCCGACGGCACGATCACTCTTGAGAACGTTCCGTCCACAACCGGCACTGTCACCGTGGAGGTCCTTGACACCAACGGCGTGCCAACCGGAACCAAGGAAACGATCAAGGTCGAAAAGAAGAAGGATTCTCCGAAGAAGGGTGGCTCCTCCATCAAGCCGGAGGGCGAAGTCAATGTTGGTGCCATCGTCGGTGGCGTCCTGGGCGGTCTGCTGGGCCTGGCAATCATGATTGGTAGCCAGACCAACAACCAGGCGATCAAGGACGCGATCACCAACGTCCAGAAGCAGCTGGGTATCCACGACCCGAATCTGGCCCGCCAGATTGAGGCTGGTCTGCCGGTCTTCGGCGCCGTAGCTGGTATCTCTGGCCTAGTCACGGCTCTCGTGTCCATCGCTAACGCCCTCAAGCTCACCCTGCAGAAGACGGATGAGAACGGAAACGTCACCGAAACCAAGCCGCTGCACAGCAGCAAGAAGGACGGCGACAACCACGGAGGCCAGAACAGCTCCTCCAACATCATCAAGTAA